One region of Miscanthus floridulus cultivar M001 chromosome 19, ASM1932011v1, whole genome shotgun sequence genomic DNA includes:
- the LOC136528780 gene encoding elongator complex protein 4-like, with product MAAAGGRTLGRSSFSRATSNPVASSSGASGVKIGPNGAAFVSSGIPDLDRILGGGFLLGSVVMIMEDADAPHHLLLLRCFMSQGVVHKQPLLFSGAMKEPRLFLGTLPAPVSSSKEDGRYRAMGAAASSDGQANDEGLRIAWQYKKYFGDDSRAEHKDNKQEFSNDFDLRKPLERHLLNGQNIECVSIQDADTLSGLQDCCTAFLSKLPRKDGGSLTAGRIAIQSLCAPQCRYFEKDWDMVSFIRSLKAMVRSSNSVAVITFPSTVLSNSFCKRWQHLADTLLSIKAIPDEDKDLAKLLTGYQDMVGFLHVHKVAQTNSQVPVILEASTLSLKLRKRRSLVLERLNQAPVDGSSGPSSAASSSCSSQGSQLDF from the exons atggccgccgccggtgGCCGAACCCTTGGCCGGAGCAGCTTCTCCCGCGCCACATCCAACCCAGTGGCCTCCTCATCCGGCGCCTCTGGCGTCAAGATTGGCCCGAACGGCGCCGCTTTCGTCTCCTCGGGCATCCCCGACCTCGACA GGATTTTGGGTGGTGGATTCCTTCTTGGCTCAGTTGTAATGATCATGGAGGATGCTGATGCGCCACACCACCTCCTGCTTCTTCGGTGCTTCATGTCTCAGGGTGTTGTGCACAAACAACCCCTGCTCTTTTCAGGAGCTATGAAGGAGCCACGGTTGTTCCTTGGTACACTACCTGCTCCAGTTTCATCTTCAAAGGAGGATGGACGATACAGAGCAATGGGGGCTGCAGCAAGTAGTGATGGACAAGCAAAT GATGAAGGTTTGAGGATAGCTTGGCAGTACAAGAAATACTTTGGGGATGACTCTCGTGCTGAACATAAAG ACAATAAGCAAGAATTTAGCAATGACTTTGATTTGAGGAAACCCTTGGAAAGGCATTTACTTAATGGGCAGAATATTGAATGTGTAAGCATTCAAGATGCTGACACTCTCAGCGGCCTCCAGGATTGTTGTACTGCTTTCTTATCCAAGCTTCCAAG AAAAGATGGTGGGAGTTTAACTGCTGGGAGAATTGCTATACAATCACTCTGTGCACCACAGTGTAGATACTTTGAGAAG GACTGGGACATGGTCTCATTTATCAGATCACTGAAGGCCATGGTGCGCTCATCTAACTCTGTTGCTGTTATAACATTTCCGAGTACAGTTCTGTCAAATTCATTCTGTAAGAGATGGCAGCACCTGGCAGATACACTTCTGTCCATCAAAGCAATTCCAG ATGAGGACAAAGACTTGGCAAAACTGCTCACAGGATATCAAGATATGGTTGGTTTTTTGCATGTCCACAAGGTGGCTCAAACTAATAGTCAG GTCCCTGTGATCTTAGAGGCATCCACACTTTCTCTGAAGCTACGAAAGAGGAGGTCGCTGGTGCTGGAACGGTTGAACCAGGCTCCAGTTGATGGGTCAAGCGGGCCTTCATCTGCTGCATCAAGTAGTTGCTCGTCACAAGGTTCACAGCTTGATTTCTAA